One Rickettsiales bacterium genomic window carries:
- a CDS encoding SDR family NAD(P)-dependent oxidoreductase, with amino-acid sequence MKIIITGVAGFIGFHLAKSLLKQGFSVFGIDNLNDYYSPKLKQDRLEILREASNKFTFYKADFSDAKIITEIFQRHQDANHLIHLGAQAGVRYSLENPIAYANSNLLGQVVIFDNAIKYLKNIPKIIYASSSSVYGNQQKTPFSVTDDVSKPVSLYAATKKSCELIAESFSHTHNLHSVGLRFFTVYGEYGRPDMAYWSFSQNILEGKPIKLFNNGNLERDFTYINDIISGLVGVIHIENNPENKHRIYNLGNNKPVALKYFVEILEKNLGKKAVIEFAPMQKGDVYKTYADIKESQKDFNYNPKTSIEEGLEKFVKWFRNQ; translated from the coding sequence ATGAAAATAATTATCACAGGGGTGGCAGGGTTTATTGGTTTTCATTTGGCTAAAAGCCTTCTAAAACAGGGTTTTTCAGTGTTTGGAATTGATAACCTAAATGATTATTATTCCCCAAAATTAAAACAAGATAGGCTTGAAATTCTTCGGGAAGCCTCAAATAAATTCACTTTTTATAAAGCGGATTTTTCTGATGCAAAAATTATCACTGAGATTTTTCAACGGCATCAAGATGCAAATCATTTAATTCATTTAGGAGCACAGGCAGGCGTTAGATATAGCCTTGAAAACCCAATCGCATATGCAAATAGCAATTTGCTTGGGCAGGTGGTGATTTTTGATAATGCGATAAAATATCTCAAAAATATTCCAAAAATTATTTACGCTAGCTCAAGCTCAGTTTATGGCAATCAGCAAAAAACACCTTTTAGTGTAACAGATGATGTTAGCAAGCCAGTTTCGCTTTATGCCGCCACCAAAAAATCTTGCGAGTTAATTGCAGAAAGTTTTTCTCATACTCATAATTTGCATTCTGTTGGCTTACGCTTCTTCACCGTTTACGGCGAATATGGCAGACCAGATATGGCTTATTGGAGTTTCTCTCAAAATATTCTTGAAGGTAAGCCAATCAAATTATTCAACAACGGCAATTTGGAACGGGATTTCACTTATATTAATGATATAATCTCTGGTTTAGTAGGGGTTATTCATATTGAAAATAACCCTGAAAACAAGCACAGAATTTATAATCTTGGCAATAATAAGCCAGTAGCACTTAAATATTTCGTTGAGATTTTGGAAAAAAACCTCGGCAAAAAAGCTGTAATAGAATTCGCCCCTATGCAAAAAGGCGATGTTTACAAAACTTACGCTGATATAAAAGAATCTCAAAAAGATTTTAACTATAACCCCAAGACTTCTATTGAAGAAGGTTTAGAAAAATTTGTTAAGTGGTTTAGAAATCAATAA
- a CDS encoding replicative DNA helicase: protein MENNPKNEQKIVSLKATNSASNNASEASSNNQISDNIKSLPQNLEAEQYLLGALMNNNEYINRVADFLQAENFFDPLHQKIYQTILSLNDKGIIANAVTLKNHFNGNEAIELQGGVSYLFRLSGLGAGITNIRDYGLLIYNLHISRQLINIANETLEDSYKATGDENASLQIETPESKLFHLASTGFGDSGFSHAKSAISNAVKFADIASKGGFDGGVTTSFKSMDDLIGGFNKSDLIILAARPSMGKTALALNFALNVAMHLKKDFTKKIDEYRKNPKGATEPTQGSVGFISLEMSAEQLATRFLSIKTGINAFNIRRGHLKKSDNVEQDEFNKLIKASQDLQALPIFIDDTPALSISAVRTRARRLKRKHNLEFLVVDYLQLIHGTNKKSQESRVQEISEISMGLKAIAKELNIPVLALSQLSRKVEERTDKKPQLADLRESGSIEQDADIVMFIYREAYYEERKKPSEESSNEFNAWRDKMEKIDNISEIIVSKNRNGPIGSVNLYFDKNTTQFTDYAEEY from the coding sequence ACTAATTCAGCCTCTAATAACGCATCTGAAGCCTCAAGTAACAATCAAATTTCTGATAACATAAAATCACTGCCACAAAATTTAGAGGCTGAGCAATATTTGCTCGGTGCGTTGATGAATAATAATGAATATATCAATCGCGTTGCGGATTTTTTGCAGGCGGAAAATTTTTTTGATCCACTTCACCAAAAAATTTATCAAACAATTTTAAGCCTTAATGATAAAGGAATTATTGCTAATGCAGTGACACTCAAAAATCACTTTAATGGTAATGAGGCAATTGAGTTACAAGGCGGGGTTTCATATTTATTTCGCCTTAGTGGGCTTGGCGCTGGCATTACAAATATTAGGGATTACGGCTTGCTGATTTATAATCTTCACATAAGCCGCCAGTTAATTAATATTGCTAATGAAACCTTAGAGGATTCCTACAAAGCAACTGGTGATGAAAATGCAAGTCTTCAAATAGAAACGCCAGAAAGTAAGTTATTCCACCTTGCTTCAACGGGCTTTGGTGATAGCGGTTTTTCTCATGCGAAGTCGGCGATTTCTAATGCAGTTAAATTTGCGGATATTGCTTCAAAAGGTGGTTTTGATGGTGGTGTTACCACGAGTTTCAAATCAATGGATGATTTAATTGGTGGTTTTAATAAATCTGATTTGATAATTTTAGCAGCTAGGCCTTCAATGGGTAAAACCGCGCTTGCCCTCAATTTTGCCCTAAATGTTGCAATGCATTTGAAAAAAGATTTCACCAAAAAAATTGATGAATATCGCAAAAACCCTAAAGGAGCAACTGAGCCAACGCAAGGCTCGGTTGGTTTTATCTCACTTGAAATGTCTGCAGAACAGCTTGCAACAAGGTTTCTTTCAATCAAAACAGGGATAAATGCTTTTAATATCAGGCGTGGGCATCTCAAAAAATCTGACAATGTTGAGCAAGATGAATTTAATAAATTAATTAAAGCCTCGCAAGATTTGCAAGCCCTGCCAATTTTTATTGATGATACTCCTGCCCTTTCAATTTCGGCAGTTCGCACTAGAGCCAGAAGGCTTAAAAGAAAGCATAATCTTGAATTTTTAGTAGTTGACTATTTGCAATTAATTCACGGCACAAATAAAAAATCGCAGGAAAGCAGAGTGCAAGAAATTTCTGAGATTTCAATGGGTTTGAAGGCGATTGCGAAGGAATTAAATATCCCTGTTTTAGCTCTTTCCCAGCTTTCAAGAAAAGTAGAAGAAAGAACTGATAAAAAGCCACAACTTGCAGATTTAAGAGAATCTGGCTCAATAGAGCAAGATGCTGATATTGTAATGTTCATCTATCGTGAAGCCTATTATGAGGAACGCAAAAAGCCCTCAGAGGAGAGCTCTAATGAATTCAACGCTTGGCGTGATAAGATGGAAAAAATTGATAATATCTCAGAAATTATCGTCTCAAAAAATAGAAATGGCCCAATTGGCAGTGTAAATCTTTACTTTGATAAAAACACAACCCAATTCACTGATTACGCAGAAGAATATTGA